One stretch of Bacteroidota bacterium DNA includes these proteins:
- a CDS encoding PAS domain-containing protein has product MKDMLPSDIVTSGTTVRHKYFNGSERTIIYTDIETSFPEGNLIVSRTDTHGNILSCNKSFCDMSGFTREELIGQPHCILRHPDMPTAAFKDLWETVSQGKYWHGYVKNLRKDGGYYWVYATIIPNVRNGKIIGYSSIRRQPSRTKIQEHIALYKKMKQQETT; this is encoded by the coding sequence ATGAAAGATATGCTTCCTTCTGATATTGTCACATCCGGTACTACTGTTCGACACAAATATTTCAACGGTTCGGAACGAACCATCATTTATACCGATATCGAAACTTCTTTTCCAGAAGGAAATTTAATTGTCTCAAGGACGGATACCCACGGAAACATTTTGTCGTGCAATAAATCCTTTTGCGATATGTCCGGTTTCACACGAGAGGAACTTATCGGACAACCTCACTGTATCCTTCGTCATCCCGATATGCCTACAGCAGCATTTAAGGATTTATGGGAAACCGTCAGTCAAGGAAAATATTGGCACGGTTATGTAAAAAATTTACGCAAGGATGGCGGTTATTATTGGGTATATGCTACGATAATTCCAAATGTCCGAAACGGGAAAATCATCGGCTACTCATCCATTCGCCGCCAACCTTCACGAACAAAAATTCAGGAACATATTGCCTTATATAAAAAAATGAAACAGCAAGAGACAACATAA
- a CDS encoding phosphate/phosphite/phosphonate ABC transporter substrate-binding protein, with translation MSFFFTVSPDFSPLHISDWFLVNTWLQRNLGEHIHLELFDDFESQRKVIEEKKVDLIYSNPYDAATLVRKHGFKAVARPRELTDEAIIAVVDSSPLKKIEDLKPNTRIATTDDPNVHMMAMILIEPADLNKTNTVITHRDSYMRVAQDLIGGTADIGFFLKSTYDDLSDIVKKQLRPLITSQIYMVHHALLVGNKMIPLKDKLQQTLVKMSTDTEGKNALEALGMTGWDLLEQEDVEFMIDLMDTLVEKE, from the coding sequence ATGTCATTCTTCTTTACTGTAAGTCCGGATTTTAGTCCGCTTCATATATCGGACTGGTTTCTCGTCAACACGTGGTTACAGCGTAATCTTGGGGAACACATTCACCTGGAACTATTTGATGATTTTGAAAGTCAACGAAAAGTTATCGAAGAGAAGAAAGTAGATTTAATCTATTCCAATCCATACGATGCAGCAACGTTGGTACGGAAACATGGATTTAAGGCAGTAGCGCGTCCAAGGGAATTGACTGATGAAGCAATTATTGCCGTTGTTGATTCAAGTCCATTAAAAAAAATAGAAGATCTCAAACCGAACACACGCATTGCTACAACCGATGATCCGAATGTTCATATGATGGCGATGATTTTAATTGAACCTGCAGATTTGAACAAAACTAACACCGTTATCACTCACCGGGATTCCTATATGAGAGTTGCACAGGATTTAATCGGCGGTACAGCAGATATCGGATTCTTTTTAAAATCCACTTATGATGACCTTTCCGATATTGTCAAAAAACAATTAAGACCTCTCATCACCAGCCAGATCTACATGGTGCATCATGCATTACTTGTCGGAAATAAGATGATTCCATTAAAAGATAAATTACAGCAAACACTCGTAAAAATGTCTACTGATACAGAAGGGAAAAATGCATTGGAGGCACTTGGAATGACTGGATGGGATCTGCTTGAACAAGAAGATGTTGAGTTTATGATTGATTTGATGGATACGTTAGTTGAAAAAGAATGA
- a CDS encoding response regulator, which produces MKILIVDDEKDLVMTLTTILEKWGHSVVSAYDGVGAQKVLEETTVDVIISDLIMPNMDGGELLTWLNMHKKKPHFIIMSAYYNEGFIKYFSNQGITNILGKPIQFDKLQSMLKNFSLQSEPIVSTELVHKGPVAAEPVSKNTDTRFEHMAKDIQERLPEALQIVIANPKTQTIYSTISKGNGVDEKMFIRQSGSFFLAMNALWSTLGSENGNPKEILITDDETQMVYRNIVSPEICIYVEASTQITHGLLRITVDNVVKESPILTL; this is translated from the coding sequence ATGAAAATTTTGATTGTTGATGATGAAAAAGATCTCGTTATGACACTCACAACAATACTAGAGAAATGGGGCCACTCGGTTGTATCCGCCTATGATGGCGTTGGAGCGCAGAAAGTTCTTGAGGAGACGACCGTTGATGTTATCATTTCAGATCTCATTATGCCAAACATGGACGGTGGTGAATTGCTCACGTGGCTGAATATGCATAAAAAAAAGCCGCATTTCATCATTATGTCGGCATACTATAACGAAGGATTTATTAAATACTTTTCAAACCAGGGAATAACAAACATTCTCGGCAAGCCGATTCAATTTGATAAACTCCAATCGATGCTAAAGAACTTTTCACTGCAAAGTGAGCCTATCGTATCGACGGAACTTGTACATAAAGGACCAGTTGCAGCGGAACCGGTATCGAAAAACACCGACACACGATTCGAGCATATGGCGAAAGATATACAGGAACGTTTGCCCGAAGCGTTGCAGATCGTCATAGCAAATCCTAAAACACAAACTATTTACAGCACAATATCAAAAGGAAATGGTGTTGATGAAAAAATGTTCATCCGACAATCCGGATCATTTTTTTTGGCAATGAATGCTCTATGGTCTACACTCGGCAGTGAGAACGGTAATCCAAAAGAGATACTAATAACTGACGATGAAACACAGATGGTATACAGAAATATCGTTTCACCAGAAATATGTATTTACGTGGAGGCTTCTACACAGATAACTCACGGATTACTCCGTATTACTGTAGACAATGTTGTAAAAGAATCTCCTATTTTAACGTTATAA
- a CDS encoding roadblock/LC7 domain-containing protein, with translation MDNQFLQQVFKQLQSDVPEIDGMSVVSSDGKVIEAQWSSTIEIDKVGAVGSALLGLGKKAIEILSRGELLQVVLHSTEGMLSVYSAGDRSVLIVHMSNAGNLGMLNLYARTAASSIAANLREEDL, from the coding sequence ATGGATAACCAATTTTTACAACAAGTATTTAAGCAGTTGCAAAGCGACGTACCGGAAATAGACGGGATGAGTGTCGTTTCATCTGATGGTAAAGTGATCGAGGCTCAATGGTCAAGCACCATTGAAATTGATAAAGTAGGGGCTGTCGGTTCAGCGCTACTCGGTTTAGGAAAAAAAGCTATTGAAATTTTATCCCGCGGTGAGTTATTACAAGTGGTATTGCATTCCACGGAAGGTATGTTGTCAGTGTATAGTGCTGGGGATCGTTCCGTGCTAATAGTTCATATGTCGAACGCTGGAAATTTAGGAATGCTGAATTTATATGCAAGAACAGCGGCATCATCAATTGCTGCAAATTTACGGGAAGAAGATTTGTGA